A genomic region of Vicinamibacterales bacterium contains the following coding sequences:
- the pstC gene encoding phosphate ABC transporter permease subunit PstC, translated as MPSSTRSDDTLFKVGTGAVALIVPAVVVGIAVMLWRDSRLSIHEFGWGFWTTATWDPVSGVFGARPFIWGTLYSSILALLVSTPIALGIAIYISELSPAWLQRPLVFITELLAAIPSIVYGLWGIFVLIPFIRSIELATPAAMKALPLFSGPPLGAGMLAAATVLAIMVIPFSSAVAREVLRAVPQAQREGAYALGATRWEAIRMALFYGRTGIVGAVMLGFGRALGETMAVTMVIGNTPQVSLSLYKPQYTMAAVLANEFAEAATPLHIDALVEIGLVLFAMTLVINAISRAFIWSLGRQTRTRVDPVPAVPAAEAA; from the coding sequence ATGCCTTCATCCACCCGTTCCGACGACACCCTCTTCAAAGTCGGGACGGGTGCGGTCGCGCTGATCGTGCCCGCCGTCGTCGTCGGCATTGCCGTCATGCTCTGGCGCGATTCGCGCCTGTCCATCCACGAGTTCGGCTGGGGCTTCTGGACCACCGCCACGTGGGATCCGGTCTCCGGCGTCTTCGGGGCGCGCCCGTTCATCTGGGGGACGCTCTATTCGTCGATACTGGCGCTGCTGGTCTCGACGCCGATCGCGCTCGGCATCGCGATCTACATCTCCGAACTCTCCCCTGCCTGGCTGCAGCGTCCGCTGGTGTTCATCACCGAGCTGCTGGCCGCCATTCCGTCGATCGTCTACGGACTGTGGGGCATCTTCGTACTCATCCCGTTCATTCGATCGATCGAGCTGGCGACGCCGGCCGCGATGAAGGCGCTGCCGCTGTTCAGCGGTCCGCCGCTTGGCGCCGGCATGCTGGCGGCCGCGACCGTGCTTGCGATCATGGTGATTCCCTTCAGCTCGGCGGTGGCCCGCGAGGTCCTGAGGGCGGTGCCGCAGGCGCAGCGCGAGGGAGCCTACGCGCTCGGGGCGACCCGCTGGGAAGCGATCCGGATGGCGCTCTTCTACGGCCGCACGGGGATCGTCGGCGCGGTGATGCTCGGGTTCGGACGCGCGCTCGGCGAGACGATGGCGGTGACGATGGTCATCGGCAACACCCCGCAGGTGTCGCTCTCACTGTACAAGCCGCAGTACACGATGGCCGCGGTCCTGGCGAACGAATTCGCCGAGGCTGCGACACCGCTCCACATCGATGCGCTCGTCGAGATCGGCCTCGTGCTGTTCGCGATGACCCTGGTGATCAACGCCATTTCCCGCGCCTTCATCTGGTCGCTGGGCCGGCAGACGCGCACGCGCGTCGATCCGGTCCCGGCCGTCCCGGCTGCGGAGGCCGCCTAG
- the pstS gene encoding phosphate ABC transporter substrate-binding protein PstS yields MKMFAISAAGVALAAATLGAATPINGAGATFPAPIYTKWFSEYNKLHGDVQINYQPIGSGGGINQISHKTVFFGASDGPMTPDQMLAAQGGKILHFPTVLGAVVPMYNVPGLKGELKFTGPVLADIFLGKITKWNDPALTKLNPEANLPGTDITVVHRADGSGTTYIWCDYLAKVSPEYKKRIGVATSVNWPVGLGGQKSDGVAGLVSQTPGAIGYNELVYAIQNKIGYGTVQNMSGKFVSASLESVTAAAAAAAKAMPADFRVSITNAPGDDVYPIASFTWLLLYQNPSDKAQAKVMNDFVKWALTDGQKYCKDLGYAPLPQSVVDMELKQLSTISAK; encoded by the coding sequence ATGAAAATGTTCGCAATCAGCGCGGCCGGAGTGGCGCTCGCAGCCGCGACGCTCGGCGCCGCCACGCCGATCAACGGCGCCGGGGCGACGTTCCCGGCCCCCATTTATACGAAATGGTTCTCCGAGTACAACAAGCTGCACGGCGACGTGCAGATCAACTATCAGCCCATCGGCTCGGGCGGCGGCATCAACCAGATCTCGCACAAGACGGTGTTCTTCGGCGCTTCCGACGGTCCGATGACCCCCGACCAGATGCTGGCAGCCCAGGGTGGCAAGATCCTGCATTTCCCCACGGTGCTGGGCGCCGTCGTGCCGATGTACAACGTCCCGGGCCTCAAGGGGGAACTCAAGTTCACCGGGCCGGTGCTCGCCGACATCTTCCTCGGCAAGATCACGAAGTGGAACGACCCGGCGCTCACGAAACTCAATCCTGAGGCGAATCTTCCCGGCACCGACATCACCGTCGTGCATCGCGCCGACGGCTCCGGCACCACTTACATCTGGTGCGACTACCTGGCGAAGGTCTCCCCGGAATACAAGAAGCGCATCGGCGTGGCGACCTCGGTCAACTGGCCGGTCGGCCTCGGCGGCCAGAAGAGCGACGGCGTCGCCGGGCTGGTGAGCCAGACCCCGGGCGCGATCGGCTACAACGAGCTGGTCTACGCGATCCAGAACAAGATCGGCTACGGGACCGTGCAGAACATGAGCGGCAAGTTCGTGTCGGCCTCCCTCGAGTCGGTGACCGCGGCGGCGGCCGCCGCGGCTAAAGCCATGCCGGCCGACTTCCGAGTCTCCATCACCAACGCACCGGGCGACGATGTCTATCCGATCGCGTCGTTCACCTGGCTGCTGCTCTACCAGAATCCGTCCGACAAGGCGCAGGCGAAGGTGATGAACGACTTCGTCAAGTGGGCGCTGACCGACGGCCAGAAGTACTGCAAGGACCTCGGCTACGCGCCGCTGCCCCAAAGCGTCGTCGACATGGAGCTGAAGCAGCTCTCGACGATCAGCGCCAAGTAG